From Erwinia pyri, a single genomic window includes:
- a CDS encoding UxaA family hydrolase, producing the protein MQRYIKIHPNDNVAVALTDLAEGERLSLEGLEVILKQSMERGHKCALQPLAVGDLVVKYGLPIGHATVPVAAGETLHSHNTRTNLNDLDEYSYQPDFATLPPQAGDREVQIFRRKNGDVGIRNELWILPTVGCVNGIARQMVTRFLKESNDAAGIDGVHLFTHPFGCSQLGQDHENTRTMLQNMVRHPNAGAVLVIGLGCENNQVDIFRETLGDYDAERVHFMALQQHDDEVEAGLEHLRQLFEVMRHDQRQPGRLSELKFGLECGGSDGLSGITANPLLGRFSDQMIANGGTTVLTEVPEMFGAERILMSRCRDEATFAKTVSMINDFKRYFIDHNQPIYENPSPGNKAGGITTLEEKSLGCTQKAGESQVVDVLKYGERLHQPGLNLLSAPGNDAVATSALAGAGCHMVLFSTGRGTPYGGFVPTVKLSTNSELAAKKPHWIDFDAGVLIKGTEMSVLLEKFVDTLVEIANGRQTRNEQNDFRELAIFKSGVTL; encoded by the coding sequence ATGCAGCGTTACATTAAAATTCATCCAAACGATAACGTGGCGGTAGCTTTAACCGATCTCGCTGAAGGCGAACGTCTGAGCCTGGAAGGGCTGGAGGTGATCCTGAAGCAGAGCATGGAGCGGGGGCATAAATGTGCGCTTCAGCCGCTGGCCGTGGGCGATCTGGTGGTGAAATATGGCCTGCCCATCGGTCATGCCACCGTGCCGGTAGCGGCCGGTGAGACGCTGCATTCCCATAACACCCGTACCAATCTGAACGATCTGGATGAGTACAGCTATCAGCCCGACTTCGCTACCTTACCGCCTCAGGCTGGCGACCGTGAGGTGCAAATTTTCCGGCGGAAGAATGGCGACGTCGGGATCCGCAACGAGCTGTGGATATTGCCAACGGTAGGTTGCGTAAACGGTATTGCCAGGCAGATGGTTACCCGCTTTCTGAAAGAGAGTAATGACGCGGCGGGCATTGATGGCGTCCACCTCTTCACTCACCCTTTTGGCTGCTCGCAGCTCGGGCAGGATCATGAAAATACCCGCACCATGCTGCAAAATATGGTGCGCCATCCCAACGCGGGCGCGGTGCTGGTGATTGGGCTGGGCTGCGAAAACAATCAGGTGGATATCTTCCGGGAAACGCTGGGCGATTATGATGCTGAGCGCGTACATTTTATGGCGCTGCAACAGCATGATGATGAGGTCGAGGCCGGGCTGGAACATCTTCGCCAGCTGTTTGAGGTTATGCGACACGACCAGCGCCAGCCAGGCCGCCTGAGCGAACTGAAATTTGGCCTGGAGTGCGGAGGCTCGGATGGCTTGTCCGGTATTACCGCCAACCCGTTGCTGGGGCGTTTTTCCGACCAGATGATCGCCAACGGCGGCACCACGGTGCTGACCGAAGTGCCGGAGATGTTTGGTGCTGAGCGGATCCTGATGAGCCGCTGCCGCGACGAAGCGACGTTTGCCAAAACGGTAAGTATGATCAATGACTTTAAGCGCTATTTCATCGACCACAATCAGCCGATCTACGAAAACCCGTCGCCAGGCAACAAAGCGGGCGGCATCACCACGCTGGAAGAAAAGTCTCTTGGCTGTACGCAGAAGGCGGGAGAAAGTCAGGTGGTTGATGTACTGAAATATGGTGAACGCCTTCATCAGCCGGGCCTGAACCTGCTCAGCGCGCCAGGTAATGATGCGGTGGCAACCAGCGCGCTGGCAGGCGCAGGCTGCCATATGGTGCTGTTCAGTACCGGACGCGGCACGCCTTACGGCGGTTTTGTGCCCACGGTTAAACTTTCCACCAACAGCGAGCTGGCCGCGAAAAAACCGCACTGGATTGATTTTGATGCCGGGGTATTGATCAAAGGAACGGAGATGTCGGTGCTGCTGGAGAAGTTTGTCGATACGCTGGTGGAGATTGCCAATGGTCGCCAGACCC
- a CDS encoding tagaturonate reductase: MPALNRKNFPGRAHPTKIIQFGEGNFLRAFVGWQIDLLNEHTDLDAGIVVVRPRNSQSTRSLNAQDGLYTTLIRGVNEQGEVVSEPRLIRSVNAEIHPWRQYEAFMALAREEDIRFVFSNTTEAGIHYDPNDGLEDTPPASFPARLTQLLFARWQHFSGASDKGWVMLPCELIDDNGEALKALVLRYAHYWALPSAFVQWLEQHNTFCSTLVDRIVTGYPQDAAEIQQQLGYQDEYLVAGEIYYLLAIQGPAWLEQALCLDKFPLNIRLVDDIKPYKEQKVAILNGAHTAMMPVAYLAGLDTVGEAMADAEIAAFVDSTLREEIIPALSQHPDELNSFADAVLSRFRNPFIRHQLQAIALNSMAKFRTRLLPQILRHCELHGEPPARLTFAFAALLAYYRGKRGEESFALQDDEAWLTTFATLWQQVDSGKMAPQQLVEAVLSASGHWGEELNSVSGLTATLTEHLQRIVGDGMRQALMRLN; the protein is encoded by the coding sequence ATGCCAGCATTGAACCGCAAAAATTTCCCGGGGCGGGCTCACCCGACAAAAATCATTCAGTTCGGTGAGGGCAATTTTCTGCGCGCTTTTGTTGGCTGGCAAATTGACCTGCTGAATGAACATACCGACCTTGATGCGGGCATTGTTGTAGTGCGCCCGCGCAACAGCCAGAGCACGCGGAGCCTTAATGCCCAGGATGGGCTCTATACCACCCTGATCCGTGGAGTGAACGAGCAGGGGGAAGTGGTGAGCGAACCGCGGCTTATCCGCTCAGTTAATGCAGAGATCCACCCCTGGCGGCAATACGAAGCCTTTATGGCGCTGGCCAGGGAGGAGGACATCCGCTTCGTTTTCTCTAATACCACCGAAGCCGGTATTCACTATGACCCAAACGACGGTCTGGAAGATACGCCGCCCGCCAGTTTTCCCGCCAGGCTGACGCAGTTGCTGTTTGCCCGCTGGCAGCACTTTTCCGGCGCCAGCGATAAAGGGTGGGTGATGCTGCCCTGTGAGCTGATTGATGACAACGGCGAGGCGCTGAAGGCACTGGTGCTGCGCTATGCGCACTACTGGGCGCTTCCCTCTGCCTTTGTGCAGTGGCTTGAGCAGCACAACACCTTCTGCTCAACGCTGGTCGACAGAATTGTCACTGGCTATCCGCAGGACGCCGCTGAAATCCAGCAGCAGCTGGGCTATCAGGATGAGTACCTGGTGGCGGGAGAGATCTACTATCTGCTGGCGATCCAGGGGCCAGCCTGGCTGGAACAGGCGCTTTGCCTGGATAAGTTTCCACTGAATATCCGGTTGGTGGATGACATCAAACCCTACAAAGAGCAGAAGGTAGCGATACTGAACGGAGCGCATACGGCCATGATGCCGGTCGCTTACCTCGCCGGACTGGATACGGTTGGGGAAGCGATGGCCGATGCAGAGATTGCCGCTTTCGTTGACAGCACGCTGAGAGAGGAGATTATCCCTGCGCTTTCCCAGCATCCTGATGAGCTCAACAGCTTTGCCGATGCGGTGCTGAGCCGCTTCCGTAATCCTTTTATCCGTCATCAGTTACAGGCTATCGCCCTGAACAGCATGGCCAAGTTTCGCACCCGTTTACTGCCCCAAATCCTGAGGCACTGTGAGTTGCATGGCGAACCGCCTGCGCGTCTCACCTTTGCTTTTGCCGCCCTGCTGGCTTATTACCGCGGCAAGCGGGGAGAAGAGAGCTTTGCTTTGCAGGATGATGAAGCCTGGCTGACAACGTTCGCCACGCTGTGGCAGCAGGTCGATAGTGGAAAAATGGCGCCGCAGCAGCTGGTTGAAGCGGTGCTGAGCGCATCGGGTCACTGGGGCGAAGAGTTAAACAGCGTCAGCGGCCTGACCGCCACGCTGACAGAACATTTGCAGCGCATTGTCGGCGATGGCATGCGTCAGGCATTGATGCGTTTGAACTGA
- a CDS encoding DedA family protein, producing the protein MDIFKALVQALWQQDFVTLSDPTLVWAIYFVLFMILFLENGLLPAAFLPGDSLLVLVGVLIAKGTLTFPMTLFILTTAASLGCWVSYLQGKWLGNTPTVQKWLSHLPAQYHQRAHQLFHKHGLSALLIGRFIAFVRTLLPTIAGLSGLSNARFQFFNWISALLWVLILTVLGFALGKTPIFRKYEDQLMFCLMLLPLVLLVFGLVGSLVVLWRKKRSANNEKGNS; encoded by the coding sequence ATGGATATTTTTAAAGCCCTGGTTCAAGCGCTTTGGCAACAAGATTTCGTCACTCTTTCCGACCCTACTCTGGTGTGGGCCATCTATTTTGTCCTGTTTATGATCCTTTTTCTGGAAAATGGCCTGCTTCCCGCTGCTTTCCTGCCTGGTGACAGCCTGCTGGTATTAGTGGGCGTACTGATTGCTAAAGGGACCTTAACCTTCCCTATGACCTTGTTTATTCTTACCACGGCGGCAAGCCTGGGATGCTGGGTCAGCTATTTACAGGGAAAATGGTTGGGCAACACCCCTACCGTGCAAAAGTGGCTGTCGCACCTGCCCGCGCAATATCATCAGCGGGCGCATCAACTTTTCCACAAACATGGTCTTTCTGCGCTGCTTATCGGCCGCTTTATTGCCTTCGTCAGAACGCTGCTGCCCACTATCGCTGGCCTTTCAGGCCTGAGTAATGCCCGCTTCCAGTTTTTTAACTGGATTAGCGCACTGCTGTGGGTGCTGATTCTGACGGTGCTGGGCTTCGCGCTGGGCAAGACCCCTATTTTTCGCAAATACGAAGATCAGCTGATGTTCTGTCTGATGCTGCTGCCGCTGGTGCTGCTGGTCTTTGGTTTGGTTGGCTCACTGGTCGTGCTCTGGCGCAAAAAGCGCAGCGCGAACAATGAGAAAGGAAATTCATAA
- the mzrA gene encoding EnvZ/OmpR regulon moderator MzrA: MLALLKPYLSVRVFSILIVSLAALMMVIFVPSLFRNETALQIRVSRQGTTLPDGFYVYQRLNAEGIPIKSITPDNNSLVIRFDTEEQSIAAEKVLHQMLPHGFDIGQIDPSGSSQLMNRLTLRKQSVG, from the coding sequence ATGCTGGCTCTGCTCAAACCTTATCTCTCTGTGCGGGTGTTCTCTATCCTCATAGTTTCTCTTGCGGCGCTGATGATGGTGATATTTGTCCCTTCACTTTTCCGTAATGAGACCGCCCTGCAAATTCGCGTCTCGCGTCAGGGCACTACGCTGCCCGATGGGTTTTATGTTTATCAGCGGCTGAATGCCGAGGGGATCCCCATCAAGAGCATCACGCCGGACAATAACTCGCTGGTGATACGTTTTGATACCGAAGAACAGAGCATTGCGGCGGAGAAGGTCCTGCACCAGATGCTGCCCCATGGCTTCGATATTGGCCAGATCGATCCCTCTGGCTCCTCACAGTTAATGAACCGCCTTACCCTGCGAAAGCAGTCGGTAGGCTAA
- a CDS encoding DUF1090 domain-containing protein, which yields MKYRTLLGLSLFTLTTFASAADTLCLQKEQEIQHEIDLAQKHDNQRRVTGLERALTEAKAGCTDEKLKAQHQDKIAEQKQKVAERQKELEKEKADGDDSKKIAKRERKLAEAEQELKEVQAAPY from the coding sequence ATGAAATACCGCACTCTCCTCGGACTCAGTCTGTTTACTCTGACCACATTTGCCAGTGCTGCGGACACATTGTGTCTGCAAAAAGAGCAGGAAATTCAGCATGAAATCGACCTGGCCCAGAAACATGACAATCAACGTCGTGTCACCGGCCTGGAGCGCGCGCTGACGGAAGCGAAAGCGGGCTGCACCGATGAAAAGCTGAAGGCGCAGCATCAGGATAAGATTGCTGAGCAGAAGCAAAAAGTGGCCGAGCGGCAGAAAGAGCTGGAGAAAGAAAAAGCGGACGGCGATGACAGTAAAAAAATTGCCAAGCGTGAAAGGAAACTGGCAGAAGCAGAACAAGAACTGAAGGAAGTTCAGGCTGCACCTTACTAA
- a CDS encoding DUF883 family protein: protein MSKDTTSEHLRAELKTLADTLEEVLSNTGDKSKTELDKLRSKAQSALKDTRARLGDSGERIAQTSREVADQADVYVRENPWTSVGIGAAIGVVLGVLLTRR, encoded by the coding sequence ATGTCAAAAGATACTACGTCTGAACATCTGCGTGCAGAACTGAAAACCCTGGCGGATACGCTGGAAGAAGTGCTGAGCAACACCGGTGACAAATCCAAAACCGAGCTGGACAAGCTGCGCAGCAAAGCGCAGAGCGCGCTAAAAGATACCCGTGCACGCCTGGGCGACTCTGGTGAGCGTATTGCTCAAACCTCACGTGAAGTAGCCGATCAGGCTGATGTTTACGTGCGTGAAAACCCCTGGACCAGCGTAGGAATTGGTGCCGCCATTGGTGTGGTACTGGGCGTCCTGCTGACGCGCCGTTAA
- a CDS encoding phage holin family protein translates to MADSQQRHGPGKGVIDIGQRIVTTIVGIVETRVRLAVVELEEEKANLIQMLIMIGLTMLFTAFGLMSLMVLIIWAVDAQYRLMAIGVTTAVLFALALIFGLWTLAKSRRSTLLSVTRKELKSDRKLLEDD, encoded by the coding sequence ATGGCAGATTCTCAACAACGCCACGGCCCCGGCAAAGGGGTCATTGACATCGGACAGCGTATCGTCACTACCATAGTGGGGATTGTGGAAACGCGTGTGCGGCTGGCAGTGGTCGAGCTTGAGGAAGAGAAAGCCAATCTGATCCAGATGCTGATCATGATTGGCCTTACTATGCTCTTCACCGCGTTCGGTCTGATGAGCCTGATGGTGCTGATCATCTGGGCAGTCGATGCACAGTATCGCCTGATGGCGATTGGCGTCACTACCGCCGTGCTGTTTGCCCTGGCCCTTATCTTTGGACTCTGGACGCTAGCCAAATCACGCCGCTCTACGTTGTTAAGCGTCACCCGTAAAGAGTTGAAGTCTGACCGGAAGCTCCTGGAGGATGATTGA
- a CDS encoding YqjK-like family protein, whose translation MSRERDERKAELLREIQQQRLDLSAGKKRFLASTARYDHGWLTLVGLRRYVAVGSGLMAIWSVRNPRFITRWAKRGIGAWSTWRMVRTYLPRR comes from the coding sequence ATGAGCCGCGAGCGTGATGAACGCAAAGCAGAGCTGCTGCGTGAAATCCAGCAGCAGCGGCTTGACCTGAGCGCCGGTAAAAAGCGTTTTCTGGCCAGCACGGCCCGCTATGACCATGGCTGGCTGACGCTGGTTGGACTGCGGCGCTATGTGGCTGTGGGAAGCGGCCTGATGGCTATCTGGTCTGTGCGCAACCCGCGCTTTATTACCCGTTGGGCGAAGCGCGGCATTGGCGCGTGGAGCACCTGGCGCATGGTTCGTACCTATCTTCCCCGTCGTTAG
- a CDS encoding DoxX family protein: protein MKKLEDIGFLVARILMPVLFIVAGWGKINGYAGTQQYMEHMGVPGFFLPLTILLEFGGGLAILFGLLTRFTAIVTALFTLITAFVFHADFSVDGNSINFMKNLSIAGGYLLLFITGPGAISLDRILNKKW, encoded by the coding sequence ATGAAAAAATTAGAAGATATCGGCTTTTTGGTTGCGCGCATTCTGATGCCAGTGCTGTTTATTGTCGCAGGCTGGGGAAAAATTAACGGCTATGCCGGTACTCAGCAATACATGGAGCACATGGGCGTTCCGGGCTTTTTCCTGCCCCTGACTATTCTGCTTGAATTTGGCGGCGGCCTGGCAATTCTGTTCGGTCTTCTGACTCGCTTTACCGCGATCGTGACTGCCCTGTTTACCCTGATTACTGCGTTTGTCTTCCACGCTGATTTCTCTGTGGATGGAAACTCTATCAACTTCATGAAAAACCTGAGCATTGCCGGTGGCTATCTGCTGCTGTTCATTACCGGCCCTGGCGCAATCAGCCTGGATCGCATCCTGAACAAAAAGTGGTAA
- a CDS encoding glutathione S-transferase family protein, whose translation MGQLIDGVWHDNWYDTKSTGGRFKRSESAFRNWVTVNGEAGPTGNSGFRAEADRYHLYVSLACPWAHRTLIMRSLKGLESLISVSVVHPLMLENGWTFDDDFPAATGDSLYQNEYLYQLYLHADKEYTGRVTVPVLWDKQQNTIVSNESADILRMFNSAFDAVGAKAGDYYPADLRSKIDEVNSWVYDTVNNGVYKSGFATSQQAYDEAVTALFRSLDRLEQMLGQHRYLTGDRLTEADLRLWTTLVRFDPVYVTHFKCDRHRISDYLNLNGFLREIYQMPGLAETVNLPHIRHHYYCSHKTINPSGVISLGPAFNWDEPHGRDERFR comes from the coding sequence ATGGGACAACTGATTGACGGTGTCTGGCACGATAACTGGTACGATACCAAATCCACCGGCGGACGTTTCAAGCGCTCGGAATCGGCATTCCGCAACTGGGTGACTGTGAATGGCGAAGCAGGCCCAACCGGCAACAGCGGCTTTCGTGCTGAAGCAGATCGTTATCATCTCTATGTTTCTCTGGCCTGCCCCTGGGCGCATCGCACGCTGATTATGCGCTCGCTGAAAGGGCTCGAATCACTGATTTCCGTTTCCGTGGTTCATCCACTGATGCTGGAAAATGGCTGGACATTCGACGATGACTTCCCGGCAGCCACGGGCGACAGCCTCTATCAAAACGAATATCTTTATCAGCTCTATCTGCATGCGGACAAAGAGTATACCGGCCGCGTGACCGTTCCCGTGCTGTGGGACAAGCAGCAAAATACCATCGTCAGCAACGAGTCTGCCGACATCCTGCGTATGTTCAACAGCGCTTTTGATGCTGTTGGAGCAAAAGCGGGAGATTACTATCCTGCCGATCTGCGCAGCAAAATTGATGAGGTGAACAGCTGGGTTTACGACACCGTGAATAATGGCGTCTATAAATCTGGCTTTGCCACTTCCCAGCAGGCTTACGATGAAGCGGTTACCGCGCTGTTCCGCTCGCTGGATCGCCTTGAGCAAATGCTCGGCCAGCACCGTTATCTGACCGGTGACAGGCTGACAGAGGCCGATCTGCGGCTGTGGACGACGCTGGTAAGATTTGACCCGGTCTACGTGACGCATTTCAAATGCGACAGGCACCGTATTAGTGACTACCTGAATCTGAATGGCTTCCTGCGGGAAATCTATCAGATGCCAGGCCTGGCAGAAACGGTCAATCTGCCGCATATCCGCCATCACTATTACTGCAGCCATAAAACGATCAACCCGTCCGGGGTGATCTCTCTCGGCCCCGCCTTCAACTGGGATGAGCCGCACGGTCGCGACGAGCGATTCCGTTAA
- a CDS encoding LysR family transcriptional regulator — MAKDRALTLEALRVMDAIDRRGSFAAAADELGRVPSALSYTMQKLEEELDVVLFDRSGHRTKFTNVGRMLLERGRVLLEAADKLTTDAEALARGWETHLTIVTEALVPSRHLFPLLDKLAEKANTQISLVTEVLAGAWERLEQGRADIVIAPDMHFRASSEINTRKLYSMISVIVASPDHPIHDEPEPLSEVTRVKYRGIAVADTARERPVLTVQLLDKQQRLTVSSIEDKHRALLAGLGVASMPYPMVEQDIAEGRLRVVSPEYTREVDIIMAWRRDSMGEAKAWCLREIPKLMAKRNN; from the coding sequence ATGGCTAAAGACCGCGCCCTGACGCTGGAAGCGCTGAGAGTAATGGATGCGATTGATCGGCGGGGAAGTTTTGCGGCTGCGGCGGATGAGCTGGGCCGCGTCCCTTCTGCCCTGAGTTACACGATGCAGAAACTGGAAGAGGAGCTGGATGTGGTGCTGTTTGACCGTTCCGGCCATCGTACCAAATTTACCAACGTAGGCCGGATGCTGCTTGAGCGCGGAAGAGTGTTGCTGGAAGCGGCCGATAAGCTGACGACAGATGCTGAGGCGCTGGCGAGAGGGTGGGAAACCCACCTGACGATTGTTACGGAAGCGCTGGTGCCCAGCCGCCATCTGTTTCCGCTGCTGGATAAGCTGGCCGAAAAAGCCAATACGCAAATTTCGCTGGTCACTGAGGTGCTGGCGGGTGCCTGGGAGCGGCTTGAGCAAGGCCGGGCGGATATTGTGATTGCACCGGATATGCATTTTCGCGCCTCGTCGGAGATCAATACCCGCAAGCTCTACAGCATGATCAGCGTGATAGTTGCCAGCCCGGATCATCCCATTCATGACGAGCCAGAGCCGCTCTCAGAGGTCACCAGGGTGAAATATCGCGGGATTGCCGTCGCAGATACCGCGCGGGAGCGGCCGGTACTCACTGTGCAGCTGCTGGACAAACAACAACGGCTGACCGTCAGCTCAATCGAAGACAAGCACCGTGCGCTGCTTGCCGGGCTGGGGGTGGCTTCCATGCCCTATCCGATGGTGGAACAGGATATTGCTGAAGGCCGGCTGCGCGTTGTCAGCCCGGAATATACCCGCGAGGTTGACATTATCATGGCCTGGCGGCGTGACAGCATGGGCGAAGCAAAAGCCTGGTGCCTGCGTGAGATCCCAAAACTGATGGCAAAGCGAAACAACTAA